CCTCTTGATGGCACAGTCAGTATATGTGCCCTTGCCTATGTAGTCAATTGCATTAATGTCATTCTTCAGGGCCTGGCGATCAGTCGCCAGGTCACTCAGCTCTCGCACAAGGATGACTTCGTCACTGTAGTGCAGGGCTCCTGAGTTCCATGTCAGGGTACGGTCACATCGGTGGCGTCTGGGTAAATACAAGTGAATGACTGTCATCTCATTGTACAACCACCAACAACAATCAACACAGCATTATTATACAATATGGTACAGACAGTCAGGCAGGTGTGGactgtaactaagtacatttatttaaatactgCACCTAAATACAATttaggtacttgtacttgagtatttccattgtGTATCAGTGCAGATTAAATTGACCAACCAAAGaattaaaatatgataaaatataatgataataatttgtCACCATATCAGGAGACTGGCAGGCGCAATTCTGCTGCACAGAGAAAACCTTTACCTTTGATACTTGAACATTTTACAGATTGTACttctgtatttttacttaaaaaataacaaatgccATACGGAAAAGCAGCATTTCACTGATAACTGATGGGTGTGGTTGGGTGTGGTCAGAAGTGTAATGTGGGCCTACTGCACATGAAACTACACCCAACAATGATGCCACAGTGTGCCAGAGTGCACCTGTACATCAGTGCAGCAAGCTGAAATGTTAAGCTGGGGTTAAGTTATTCTTTGAGaaagattttgaatgcaggacttatGTCATGGAGTACCTTTCCATTGTGCTATTACTACTTTTATGTGAATGCTTGTTCCCACAATGCAtatgggtgtgtatgtgtgtgtgtgtgtgtttgtgtgagtgcatgtgtgtcttaCATGTTCCTGAGTTCATCTATGAAGCGATTGGTGAATGATTTGATCTGGTCAATATAAAAGTTGGGAGGTTTCTGTCGAAGGGCGACACTCTCAGATGTATCCAGTACAAAGAAAAGGTCAACTGGACAATCTgctcacaaaacaaacaaacaaacaaacaaaacatggcCGTCAACAGATATCATCCACTGACCAATCATGAATGTTCCAAATGGACATTAAAGGTGAAATCGAGGAGCCAAgaaatttgaaacatttatcatttatcatcattaatCCATCTATGAACTCAGGTGATGTCAGCTCAGGTATCAGTAATGCAGCACCGGAGGCCAACATGATGCTGCTTGGAACACCTGGCAGCACGCTGGCTGTCATGAGGCTGATCTTCCTTGATTCATTTTTGAACAGGTAGATTTGTGATAGGTGCAGGCCTGCGGTTACAGACTGCACTTATAGCATGGCTGCTTGCCAGTACACCTGTACTATGGCTGATGCACAGCACCTGAGCAGGGAAGCACACCTGAGGTACCGTCATTTGATTCTGGTCTGCATTAATCAGTCTGGCAGATCAAAGTGTGCATCACACCCAGGGCTAACTGTTCATGACCATTAACCCAACCATGGGACCAAACAAAGGCCCGATCTCACTGTCAGTTGTTACAGCATCTGGGCTGCTGGTTTGCAAGACTTCTCCCACTTCTGGGAGGTACTTAACCCAGGGACATGGACATCTGGACTAGCTCTTGCAGCAAATATCACATTAGTATGTGGCACGTTACattcaaacacagaaagactACTTTACATGCAACATAAAGCCATAAACACCAGATATTGGAGCATTTTCTTGGAAAGGATAATGTTTTCAGCAAACTTACCCGCAAACTTGTCTCTTCCGTTCTGCGTTTGCGCTCCTGCCAGGAAAACGCACAGCAGCGCAAGGAGACTTCCGAGAGTCTCCATCGTTAAACTGCAAAAAGACTGAGAAGTGAGATATGCAACACCCCCGATCCCCGGAAAAGCAAACACCGAACCTCTCCGACCCCAAACCCGGTACCTCTAAACCGATTTGGCGAACTTTTGGTGATCCAGCGTTCCGCCGCAGTTTGTCCGAGGCGAGACCCAGAGCGCGCAGAGGAGGACCAGAGCGCACGGtgctgggaggaggagagggaggagttGTTCACGCGCTTTTTCTGGAAACGATGAGTAGGAGCAGGACTAGAACGCGCACGGGCCGAAAGTTTACACAAAATCCCAGATATGCTTGCTTCCTTAAAAGGGGTCCACAGGGACATGGACACACTGCGATAAAAAGAAAGCCTACAGACCTGTTAAAGAGGCTCCAACAAGCACAGACTTTCTCAACACCTTCTTTGCAGAAAAGAGAGCGCAAGCAGGGACTAATATTTGCTATATTTCAATGAATTCAGACCATGTACAATGAGTCATCATGTAGGCTACTTTTCAACAAACCACTTCAACACCATCTCACACGTCATgtaaaaaagcaagaaaatcaGCAGTGAATAGATGCCCATTGGAGTAATTTTACTGCTTACTGAATTTAATGAAAAGCAGCTGACTCACattttgcattcttttttttttccaaaaagttTCTCCTTGCTGTGGAAGATGGGGGTGGGTGGAGTTTGATTACATCTGGTTCACTTCGGCACCCAGACTCGAACTGAACATAAAATCcggatgaggaggaggaggaggggagctATTTACTCCCTTTTTCctaagaaacaggaagagaaacagtgCCCTCTAGTGATTCTGGTCTAGACTGCTTTGGAAAGAGTTTCGGGTTGCCTCCATTGACGGAGGCAGGGAGGTGTGGGCGTGGAGTGTTTTGGCAAGGTGTTGATGGGGTTGGATGTTGCACGGTTACTGTGGACATACGTATTGGACGTATGTGTATGCTcaaactgtgctgctgcagagaaggTCTGGCCTGGACTCAGATTTTCCACTGAGATCACTGTTCCAGAGaagcagggagggaaggaaaggaaagaagggggaaagggagggatgaggagagaggggggacaTCTGGTAATGATCTCTGTTTATTAGCAAGCTCTCGTAGTAAATCTGTTGGATTTTTTGGCAGCTGTGAGAAGTGTATAAATGGTGATGCTTGCATTTTGAGATGTCTCAATACCAGGATACCATGAATACATTACTCGATAAAATTCTTGAAGAATTCATTAGTCAGTCTGTtgggactgttttcagttttcactatTACTGAAGCAATTTTGTTCAAAGGAAGTCAGCTTTTTGGGGGGCATTTTACAGTCCTGAAACCGGCAGGTGGGATTGCGACCACTAAATTATCCCACTGAGAAGTCATTATCATTTCCCCTGAGGCAACAAACATAGGTACATCCTCCAACGGTGAAGATAAAGCCCCACATGgtgaaagaaatgcagaaacatGCATGCCTCCTAAAGCTGAAAGGTTCTGCATCATGTCATGGGTGCAGCTGGTTGGCAGACAGGATATAGCAAGAGTTTCCACAGGACCCTGATGTTCAGTGGAGAAGATTAGTAGCATTTctgagtcagagagaaagaaagaatagtGCAGACAGTGTCAAGCATGAAGTTTGGGGTTTTTAACATCTtgcaacatttaaaacatcatGACATTCAGCTTTGGGATTGATGTCTGTGTGAATGGCAAagattttggtttgtttgagGCAACATGATTCAAAGTTACTATGGTTAAGTGACCACAGATGAGATTAAACCCAAACATGCAACAAGGAAGAAAGTgagggtaaaaagaaaaaagctccAGCTCTTCTCCAGCAAAAACATGATagtcagcacagcacagatggAAGCCATTAATCTCAGTGTGCCTGTTACAATATGACTTGAGACTCCATCTGCCTGAGGTCCAAGTTAACTTAACTGGCAACTGTGGTGATCCAGATCAAACTTTTGTTAAACTGGGCAAAAGTGACAAATTCTCCTTGTTATTGTTGAAACTTCTTTAGATACTGCTGGGCAGCAGTCCAAACATGAGGAAGGCTAATTGCAGGCTAATCAAGATTCGGAATCATTCTAAATACAGTTAATGACAGGAAATGGGCCAGGCTGACTTCCTGTGCCTCAGTCCCTCATCAATCTCTAGTCTCATCAGACATCTTTTGAATACTCACCATTTTCCAGTTGGCAGCGAAGCAGACTGATCTTATTATTAGATTCAGTACCTATTGTCACCAGCAGCCAGCGCTGCCCAGGAAGAAATGGTTTATGGGCACATACTGCCATCTAGTGAAATTTATCTTAATCTTACTCTGAATGCAAATGTACCTTCCAACACTGTCTGCACTTTCAGTGAGAACTCTTACAGATGCTTTCCCTGGTTCAAGAAATTCAACATGCACCAGGTATAACCAAGGTACTTTAATTTGAAATTCACAAAGTTTACAAACCATAGAGGTGGATATAGAAGGCCTATTGGAATAAAGTTATCGAAATAAATCGTGTCAGGATTTTAACTTTGCACTCACAAGAAGTTGTCCTTCATAATATTTACAGATCCAACATTAACATTTCTAGAACTTTTGAGGCCTTTCCAAAAATATAGTCTTCAACATCACATCATTTCAGAACATATGGTATGTCAAATAAAACATCCAAACATACTCATGCATATGGAACTggtaagagaaataaaacactaaaGAAACAGCCTGGtaaggaacaaagaaaaagaactgaaaagtTGTGCTGATGTTAAGGGACCTTTTATGAAAtatgctttttcactttcttgctgagtgagatgagaagattaacACCAAACTCACATCTGTCCTTtcaatatgaagctacagctacagCCGATTAGCTTAGCCTAAAGACTAGGCATGTGGAAACAGCTAATCGAATATTGttcaaggttaaaaaaataagaataatacaaaaaaatttttaaaaaatcaatcTACTAGCACCTCTAAAACTCAATAATTAGCTTGCTATATCTTGTTTATCTAtacaaaatccaaaaatgttttgtacatGCTAGACCATTTCATTGTCGGGTGGATGTTGACTATcgttggacagagccaggctagctgtgtgttcctgtttccaatctttgtgctaagctaagctaacagtcgCCTGCTTCCATTTTATGGAGGAACAGAAATTACAGTGGTCTCATCTAATAACCTGCAACAAAGCAATTAAGTGCCATTCTTAAAATGTCAGCctattcctttaaatgttcACATTGTCCTTGACAACTGGCTGTGACTACATTTACTTTACAGTGAAGAGAAAATTGAATGTTTCATCTCAATTTTAACAACAACTGTACAACATCATTCTATATTGCTCAATGTATTGCTTGATTCACCTGATCCATTGCAATTTTAGTAGCCTAACTCCTGATTCTGCTCTAGTTTGTCTTTACGCCCGATTCAGTTCATGTTGGAGTGGCTTTTCAGGTGCCTCCTCAGATGGTTCAGACAGGTGTACGTCTTGGGACAGATTTGGCAGTGGTATGGTCTCACCCCTGAGTGGTTCAGCATGTGCTGTTTCAGCACACTACCGTCTGAGAAGGCTTTCCCGCATTGAGAGCACACGTATGGCCGCTCTCCTGTGTGCACGCGCATGTGAACAGTTACCTTGTGTGCCATTGTAAAACCTTTGCCACACACTGTGCACTTGAACGGCCTTTCTCCTGTGTGGGTGAGTCTGTGGGTACGCATTGCACCCATCTGAGAGAAAGCCTTGCCACAATCTGGACAAACATGTGGCTTTTCGCCAGTGTGAACCCTGGTGTGACTCCTCAGTCCTCCTGCTGTGGAGAAACACTGTGAACAGTGAGTGCACTGATATGGTCGCTCTCCTGTGTGAGTGCGCATGTGCTGCTTCAAGTCGTAACGATTTCTGAAGCCTCGGCCACAGACGAGACAGCTCTCTGGTCGGTCATCGTTGTGGCGAAGCTCGTGGTTGGCCAGGCATttttcagacaggaaacacttGCCACATTCCTGACACTGATAGGGTTTCTCATGGTCAACCCTCTGATGGTACTTCAGCTCGCTGATGCCAGGGAAAGTTTCATCACAGTATCTGCACCTGAAGCGATGGTTAGGGCTGTAGGGGAGCTGGTGTTCACTCATCTGATGGTTCCTCAGCAGGTGGGCCATCTTGAAGGTCTTTCCGCAATGAGAACACTCATATTTTGTCAGCAGCTGGACACACTGATGTCTGACCCGCTCGGGTAGAGACCTGAAATGACACCCACACTTGGTGCAAATGTGGGCAGCGTTTTtacatttcctcttcctgtgccCGGACAGGTGAGCTTCTGTGCGGAAGGCTTTACCACACTGAGAGCATTTGTAGGGCTTCACCGCAGTGTGAAACCTCTGGTGTTCCAGAAATTCAAAACGATACTTAAAACTCCTTCCGCACAGTGGACAGTTATGTGTGACTCGCCCTCGTGGGTAAACAGTTTTGACAGATGTTTTCCTGGAGGACACAGAAGTCAAGGATGATCGATGAGTGGAGCCACTCTTTCTATGTTTACCTCCACTCATTAATTTGGTAGCCACCATTTCACCGACCTCTTCATGCCGTTGTTGATGCTTGGCCAGACACTTGGAGGAGATAAAGCTCTTTCCACATTGTTTACACTGATAAGGCTTATCATGATCTACCTGCTGATGATACTTCAGGTCGCCAATTCCTGAAAAACCTACCCCACAATGACTGCACTTGAAAAGGCGGCTTTGGGCATGAGTTAGCAAGTGTTCCTTTAAGCTGCTAGACTTCTGAAAACTCTTTCCGCACTGCACACAATCATAGTTACGGCCACGTTTTGGGCAGTGGTGTCTGAATTTGTCCAGTGAGGTTGGAAAACTGTTCCCACATTTAATGCATAGATATGCAGCATTTTTGCATTTCCTCAGCCTGTGACCGGCCAGTAGAGTGGCTGTCCTGAATGCCCTCCCACACTCAGAGCAGTTGTAAGGCTGAAGCCCAGTGTGGACTCTCTGGTGCTCGATGAGGACAGAGTGATGCTTGAAGCATTTGTCACACTCAGGGCATTTATGCATACCTGACTGCTGCTTCCTGCGAGGAGAAGATAAGATGTCAGTTCTTTTGGGCGATTCAGGAAAGTCAGTCGATGTGGAAGGGTTTGTAGACAGTTCTTCATCGAACATGACAATCTGAGGAACGTCACTATTGTCATCATCACAAGCGCTTGGATGGGAAGCAATGGCGACCTCCAGCGATggagggagacacagagagggaatgAGAAGATCATCTGACTGAAATGGAGCTGTAGGGAAAATATGAGAAGAAAATTACCACATATGTACATGCaagtctctctcctcttcaaCTGTAATACACTATATGTTGATTAGTTTATTGTAAATGCAAACTGTGTACATACCAACATTACTCTTGGCCAATTTCCCATGGCACTGTTTGCTTTGGAGAAGAAATTTGAGGTCTTCGCCATTCGACACACATTGCATGTACTCCTCTAAGACAGAGGGGGCAGCACTGATCCAGGATGCAGTCTGTACAAGAcaggcacaaaaaaaacagacattttgaatTTCAAGATGATAGTGGTCccatttattaacatttatttacttctttCAGAAATCTTCTTTGCACCTGTTTGAAATCTGGTAttggcagcagctcctccagtcTAGTGAAGAATTCACACACCAAAGTTTCGAGTGCAGTGTCAAAGTCAGGGCCATACTCCACTGGAAACACATTCTGCcagatggaaaaaaaggaacCAGACACCGTTAGCACATAGGATTATCCTTGATAAATAGTCATTTAAATTCTCCCAAGTTTTCAGGTAAAATTGTGAAAAAGAATCTAATTCGGAGCACTGAATTTGCCAGATCGTACAATTTACTGCATCACATAAATGAAAAGTAACATCAATGTCACCTTGAGGAAATGTTCTCTGCCATCAGTGTCTTCAATAAGGCCCTGCACCAGCTTCATAAAGTTTGCCTCTGGTGCTTCAATTACAGGATCATTTGTCTAGGTTAGAAAACAATAAACCACAGTCAGATTACTTTAggcaaattaaataaatatgaaacaattagggctgcagctaacaattattttaattattggtTAATCTACTAACTATTAATAGGTgttttgtcaataaaatgtcataaaatagtgaaaaatgcatgaaaactTTCCAGAGCCTGAGAAAATGtactcaaataaaaaaatgtaaaaaaacccCCTCAAAACTCAATGATATCCAATTTACTATCATATAAGAACAACTTGGCATTTAAAATTTagttaaatgattaatcaattattaaaaCTGTTCTACAACCAATCAATTAAAACACTCACCTCCTCAATGCAAGACGATCGGATTCGATTGAGGTGTGTCTCAACAGCCTTGAGATCTTCAGGATGTTCTGAACGCAACAGTTCAAGAGTTGTCTGGAGAAAATTTAACTTATTATTTTAATGGTTCCATGTTCCATGTTTTCTTGGGTCTCTTGTTGGAACAGTCCtcatcatatatatatatgtatacatacatatatatgtgatAGTGGATCTACACATTTCAAAACACTTACCCTTGCTCTGAGGCCCAGTGACAGCAGTCTGCCTTCTCTTTTACTCATCAGTTCAGGAACTGCATCTGTTACCATGGACACAAACTCCTCGAGTTTCCCATAGTGCTTTATGTTCCTCTGGCGTACCACTTCCCACATCACTGCTGACATCAGTCGGAGTGGTGGGACCAGGAGTGCCAGCGAGGACAGGGGCACACTGAATTCTTCATGGAGAGATTTAGATTGGGTCAAACAAACTTTgacaaacaaaactcaaacaaaagcaagatgaaaacactgtacactgtatTGCATGGCCCTGATTACATGTACTCAGAGATCACTTAGGTTAAATAAGTTGGCAGAGAATATGTTAAGATGTCTGCAGGATTGGACATAAATGCTTtcacccattttctataccgcttatcgCGGGTCGCGGGAGGGCTGGAGTCTaccccagctgactacagacgACAGGCGGGGTACAGTctggtcagtcagtcaatcgatgggccgacacacaaagacagacacactcacacctaggggcaatgtagcgatgtcaattaacctaatgtgcatgtttttgggactgtggggggaagccggagtacccggagaaaacccacgcaggcacagggagaacatgcaaactctacacagaaggacccagaccgggattcgaaccagAAACCTGCTGtaaggcgacagtgctaaccgtGCCGCCCCGGATTGGACATACATGTCATATGCAAATAGTGATTCATGCAAGGGCAAATAGCAtttaatagtttttattttaattcaggAGGATGTAAACAGACTGAAGTCTTAAACTCTCTTGCCTCATCTGTACTGCATCTCACTTTTAAGTCAGTACTGTCGATTTACTACCCATCCCCATGATGCACTAGCTCTACAGTGTGAAATACAGCCTGGTAGGATGCCGTTATCTAACGCACCAGGCTCGCGTACATACGTCTAGCTTCACAATGGGACTGTCCTTACAAGCTGCAACAAGCACATTTAGTGTTTTTACATTGCACGAACAATGCGAAAATTCAAATGGATAACGTTAAAACGTTAGCGTTAACTAGTGAGTAACTTAGCCACATTACTGGTGGCAGTGCACGCTAGCTGCTACCTAAACTTACAATTCAGTGAAAGTGAGTTTTAAGAAGACCCaaattatttgttgtgtttgatcAATTAAACCCACTTCGAACGTATAAAATGGATTTAAGCATGAAGTATTGTTACTGCTTGCGCCCAAGGCAAAGCGtctgctaacagctaacagctaacattATCATGCTAGCTACAAGGCCGCCGAAGTTGCCTACTAAAACCGGTTTCTCATTGGGATAAACAGTTCTTGTTCCAGGGATTAGTCGAGGCCTGTTGAGCCTCGGCTAATCCTTCGCTTTAGCTATTCGACTAGCCACATAAGAAGCGAAAATTACTGTTTTGCTGAGCTTCGCAAGCTAATACATACCCATGTCGTTCATAGTGGAATTCTTTAATAAcgatggaaagaaaaaacactacagtgaaatatttttcatactttCGGTTAGCGTGCTAGCTAATCGTATACGGGACCTCAGGCGCCAACTTCTTCCTGAAACATGTTCATTCTGGGGAACGTTAGCCCAGTCGGTGTCAGTGTGTAGAAGGTGGGCTCGTTTTGATTTACGGGGCAGCCCGGTTA
This portion of the Scatophagus argus isolate fScaArg1 chromosome 13, fScaArg1.pri, whole genome shotgun sequence genome encodes:
- the LOC124068988 gene encoding zinc finger protein 11-like; the encoded protein is MNDMEFSVPLSSLALLVPPLRLMSAVMWEVVRQRNIKHYGKLEEFVSMVTDAVPELMSKREGRLLSLGLRARTTLELLRSEHPEDLKAVETHLNRIRSSCIEETNDPVIEAPEANFMKLVQGLIEDTDGREHFLKNVFPVEYGPDFDTALETLVCEFFTRLEELLPIPDFKQTASWISAAPSVLEEYMQCVSNGEDLKFLLQSKQCHGKLAKSNVAPFQSDDLLIPSLCLPPSLEVAIASHPSACDDDNSDVPQIVMFDEELSTNPSTSTDFPESPKRTDILSSPRRKQQSGMHKCPECDKCFKHHSVLIEHQRVHTGLQPYNCSECGRAFRTATLLAGHRLRKCKNAAYLCIKCGNSFPTSLDKFRHHCPKRGRNYDCVQCGKSFQKSSSLKEHLLTHAQSRLFKCSHCGVGFSGIGDLKYHQQVDHDKPYQCKQCGKSFISSKCLAKHQQRHEEVGEMVATKLMSGGKHRKSGSTHRSSLTSVSSRKTSVKTVYPRGRVTHNCPLCGRSFKYRFEFLEHQRFHTAVKPYKCSQCGKAFRTEAHLSGHRKRKCKNAAHICTKCGCHFRSLPERVRHQCVQLLTKYECSHCGKTFKMAHLLRNHQMSEHQLPYSPNHRFRCRYCDETFPGISELKYHQRVDHEKPYQCQECGKCFLSEKCLANHELRHNDDRPESCLVCGRGFRNRYDLKQHMRTHTGERPYQCTHCSQCFSTAGGLRSHTRVHTGEKPHVCPDCGKAFSQMGAMRTHRLTHTGERPFKCTVCGKGFTMAHKVTVHMRVHTGERPYVCSQCGKAFSDGSVLKQHMLNHSGVRPYHCQICPKTYTCLNHLRRHLKSHSNMN